TTTGGGCCTCTTTAAGATTCAGCGGAATCGCCCCAATGCTGGTGTCGTTAACCCGTACGATTAAGTTTGAGCGGCTGGCCACGAGGTCGGGGGAATGTTGGAATCGGACGATTGCTTTGACGCCCTTAACTTGCCAATTCCGGGGGCGGGTAAAGCCGAGACGGGATTCGCCATAGACGCCGTTCATCCGGTAGCGGTTGCCGATTGCCGGACTCCGGTTAAATTCCAAAATATATTTATTGGTCGGGCCGAGGTCAGGCTTTTCCGCCCCCACGTCGGTGGTATCCGTCGCCTCATCCCGCGGTGGAATGCCCAAAGCTTCAGTTTCGGGTGCTTGGGCAAACAATTGGACGGGTTGTGCCACAGTCTTAGTGGGCTGGGGCATTTGGGCCACACTCGTGCCTGATAGCACGACTGTTAAACTGGTCAGTACACCCATGCCACAGAGTATCAGCAATCGCATTGAACGCCATGACCAACCGTTGCGATTGCCCGTGGTGACTTGTTTTACAGGAAAAAACCGGTTTTTCATGGGGGTAGAGTTATCAATTTACTTAGCAGCATTATGCCCAAGTCGGGCCGACAAATTAAATTGTCCGTTAATCGCTTGTGCAACGGTGCGGGGGGGCAATAACCCAAACCACACGAGATTCTGGGTGTAGTAGGCGTTATTGTCATCCCAAAAACCGTCTTTGTAGCGAGTTTTGAGCTTTTTCTCGTAGATTTCCTGCGCGATATCCGGTGCCGCATACCGAAATGCTAAATACAGCATGCCGTACTGAGACGTCGCATCGTAGTCCACTAAGGCATTGCCCTGAAGATCGATTAAAGCCGGAATCTGTCCATCTTTTTGCCACAGCGTCCGCATCTGTGACAACTGGCGTTCTAGGTATACTTTGGCACGGGGTTCATTGTATATCTCCGCGTCCCAAGTAACACGCCACCAAACGCGGCTGGCGTCAAACCCATACTGACTTAAGACTGGTGCCACAATTGGCACGTAGCGTCCAGTTTTGACGTCGAGCCCCACCCAATCGCTGGGTAATCCGACTTCCGATAGATCGGCGGAACCTTCGAGTAACTGATAACTACTCGAAATTAGTGCCGTCCAATCGTTTTTGGGATCCACTTGTGCGAATAAACGGAAGGCATAAGGCGCCAAATAGGATGGATTGAAGGTGACCACATCATCGCGTTTGAAGGCGATTGCGGGTCCCGGCAGTAGATAACGTGTGCCCTGAATTCTGATTGTGGAGTGTTGCCACAAATCTTGGAGCTTCTTACGCGCCAGTTCCAAGTATTCGGGACGATTCCACCGTTTTGCCGCCAATATTAATGCATAGCAGGCATCAATATCCGCATCACTGGCAAAGTTTGCATCGATTGCCCCCCAATCCCCATCGGATTTACGGCCCCATTTCCAAATCCAGAGCCGATCGATGAGTTTTTTGTCGGTGCCGGGTTGCTTGCGTGCCAAGTTGGCTTCGGTCCAGTCCAACACCCGCTCAAAACTCGTCACATCATCCGCAAATACGGCACGTAAGAGCGCATAGGCTTGACCTTCCGAGGTCGTTC
This genomic window from Romeriopsis navalis LEGE 11480 contains:
- a CDS encoding glycosyl hydrolase family 8, translating into MSLIARLSLINRSPHQWGMATRSRLLGQVQGPAVFRQLLLVGPLSFSLWACQGVSPPPAPTPTITAPVPQSTSPINTEHQTVMNASWKAYRDRFIQQDGRVIDWESDQRTTSEGQAYALLRAVFADDVTSFERVLDWTEANLARKQPGTDKKLIDRLWIWKWGRKSDGDWGAIDANFASDADIDACYALILAAKRWNRPEYLELARKKLQDLWQHSTIRIQGTRYLLPGPAIAFKRDDVVTFNPSYLAPYAFRLFAQVDPKNDWTALISSSYQLLEGSADLSEVGLPSDWVGLDVKTGRYVPIVAPVLSQYGFDASRVWWRVTWDAEIYNEPRAKVYLERQLSQMRTLWQKDGQIPALIDLQGNALVDYDATSQYGMLYLAFRYAAPDIAQEIYEKKLKTRYKDGFWDDNNAYYTQNLVWFGLLPPRTVAQAINGQFNLSARLGHNAAK